The following are from one region of the Pseudomonas putida genome:
- the truA gene encoding tRNA pseudouridine(38-40) synthase TruA: protein MLLDIIDTAAAESAAEGYSRIALGVEYKGARYRGWQRQASGVPSVQQALEQALSKVANEPISVICAGRTDAGVHGCGQIVHFDTRAVRDERAWTMGTNFNLPHDISVVWSRPMPAHFHARFKACARRYRYVIYNDPIRPAHLAEEVTWNHRPLDVERMAEAAQYLLGTHDFSAFRASQCQAKSPIKHIYHLRVTRHGQMIVLDVRATAFLHHMVRNIAGVLMTIGAGERPVNWAREVLEGRNRREGGVTAHPYGLYLVQVEYPEEYALPKRYIGPHFLTGYEALAD, encoded by the coding sequence ATGCTCTTGGACATCATCGACACCGCCGCCGCCGAGTCCGCGGCCGAAGGCTACTCCCGCATCGCTCTGGGCGTGGAATACAAAGGTGCGCGCTACCGTGGCTGGCAGCGCCAGGCCAGTGGTGTGCCCAGTGTCCAGCAGGCCCTGGAGCAGGCGCTGTCCAAGGTGGCCAACGAGCCGATCTCGGTCATTTGCGCCGGGCGCACCGACGCCGGCGTGCATGGCTGCGGGCAGATCGTGCACTTCGACACCCGCGCCGTGCGCGACGAGCGCGCCTGGACCATGGGCACCAACTTCAACCTGCCCCATGACATCAGCGTGGTCTGGTCGCGGCCGATGCCGGCCCACTTTCATGCCCGCTTCAAGGCCTGCGCGCGGCGTTACCGCTACGTCATCTACAACGACCCTATCCGCCCGGCGCACCTGGCCGAGGAGGTCACCTGGAACCACCGCCCGCTGGATGTCGAGCGCATGGCCGAAGCCGCGCAGTACCTGCTTGGCACCCATGACTTCAGTGCCTTCCGCGCCAGCCAGTGCCAGGCCAAGTCGCCGATCAAGCACATCTACCACCTGCGCGTTACCCGCCATGGCCAGATGATCGTGCTGGACGTGCGCGCCACGGCGTTCCTGCACCACATGGTGCGCAATATTGCCGGTGTGCTGATGACCATTGGCGCCGGAGAGCGCCCGGTCAACTGGGCACGCGAAGTGCTCGAGGGCCGCAACCGCCGCGAAGGCGGGGTCACGGCGCACCCGTACGGGCTTTACCTGGTGCAGGTGGAATACCCCGAAGAGTATGCGCTGCCCAAGCGTTACATCGGCCCACACTTTTTGACCGGCTACGAGGCATTGGCAGACTGA
- a CDS encoding phosphoribosylanthranilate isomerase, whose protein sequence is MSNVRSKICGITRTEDALAAAEAGADAIGFVFYAKSPRAVDVRQARAIIAELPPFVTTVGLFVNASRCELNEILEVVPLDLLQFHGDETPQDCEGYHRPWIKALRVRPGDDLEAACQLYAGARGILLDTYVPGVPGGTGEAFDWSLVPARLSKPIILAGGLSADNVGQAIAQVQPYAVDVSGGVEQAKGIKDATKIEAFMRAVKQA, encoded by the coding sequence ATGAGCAATGTTCGCAGCAAGATCTGCGGGATTACCCGCACCGAAGACGCACTGGCCGCTGCCGAAGCGGGGGCCGATGCCATCGGCTTCGTCTTCTATGCCAAGAGCCCGCGCGCCGTGGATGTGCGCCAGGCGCGGGCGATCATTGCCGAGCTGCCGCCGTTCGTGACCACGGTAGGGTTGTTCGTCAATGCTTCGCGCTGCGAGCTGAACGAGATCCTCGAAGTGGTTCCGCTGGACCTGCTACAGTTCCACGGCGACGAAACCCCGCAGGACTGCGAAGGCTACCACCGCCCCTGGATCAAGGCCCTGCGCGTACGCCCGGGCGACGATCTGGAGGCGGCCTGCCAGCTTTACGCCGGTGCCCGCGGCATTCTGCTGGATACCTATGTGCCGGGCGTACCCGGAGGCACCGGTGAAGCCTTCGACTGGTCGCTGGTGCCGGCGCGCCTGAGCAAGCCGATAATCCTGGCGGGCGGGCTGTCTGCCGACAATGTCGGTCAGGCCATCGCCCAGGTGCAGCCGTATGCGGTGGATGTCAGTGGCGGCGTGGAGCAAGCCAAGGGCATCAAGGACGCGACGAAGATCGAGGCCTTCATGCGTGCGGTGAAACAGGCGTGA
- the accD gene encoding acetyl-CoA carboxylase, carboxyltransferase subunit beta, whose product MSNWLVDKLIPSIMRSEVKKSSVPEGLWHKCPACEAVLYRPELEKTLDVCPKCNHHMRIGARARIDIFLDADGRAELGADLEPVDRLKFRDGKKYKDRLTAAQKQTGEKDALISMSGTLMGMPIVVSAFEFSFMGGSMGAIVGERFVRAANYALEHRCPMVCFSASGGARMQEALISLMQMAKTSAVLARLREEGIPFISVLTDPVYGGVSASLAMLGDVIVGEPKALIGFAGPRVIEQTVREKLPEGFQRSEFLLEHGAIDLIISRGELRPRLARLLAQMTGQDTPEQAREAAAVA is encoded by the coding sequence ATGAGCAACTGGTTAGTCGACAAACTGATCCCTTCGATCATGCGTTCCGAGGTGAAGAAGAGCTCGGTGCCTGAAGGCCTGTGGCACAAGTGCCCGGCCTGTGAGGCCGTGCTGTATCGTCCGGAGCTGGAAAAGACCCTGGATGTCTGCCCCAAGTGCAACCACCACATGCGCATCGGCGCACGTGCGCGCATCGATATCTTCCTCGACGCCGATGGCCGTGCCGAACTGGGCGCCGACCTGGAGCCGGTCGACCGCCTGAAATTCCGTGATGGCAAGAAGTACAAGGACCGCCTGACTGCCGCGCAGAAGCAGACCGGCGAGAAGGACGCCCTGATCTCCATGAGCGGCACCTTGATGGGCATGCCGATCGTGGTCAGCGCCTTCGAGTTCTCCTTCATGGGCGGCTCCATGGGCGCCATCGTCGGCGAGCGCTTCGTGCGCGCGGCCAACTACGCTCTGGAGCACCGCTGCCCGATGGTGTGCTTCTCCGCTTCGGGCGGTGCGCGCATGCAGGAAGCGCTGATCTCGCTGATGCAGATGGCCAAGACCTCGGCCGTGCTGGCACGCCTGCGTGAAGAAGGTATCCCGTTCATCTCGGTACTGACCGATCCGGTGTACGGTGGTGTTTCCGCCAGCCTGGCGATGCTCGGTGACGTGATCGTCGGCGAGCCGAAGGCACTGATCGGCTTCGCCGGCCCGCGCGTGATCGAGCAGACCGTGCGCGAGAAACTGCCGGAAGGCTTCCAGCGCAGCGAGTTCCTGCTGGAACACGGCGCCATCGACCTGATCATCTCCCGTGGCGAACTGCGCCCGCGTCTGGCCCGCCTGCTGGCGCAGATGACCGGTCAGGACACCCCGGAGCAAGCGCGTGAGGCGGCTGCCGTCGCGTGA
- the folC gene encoding bifunctional tetrahydrofolate synthase/dihydrofolate synthase: MKQRSLGEWLAYLEQLHPSAIDMGLERSQKVLARLALGKLAPRVVTVTGTNGKGSTCAFVASLLRAQGLKVGVYSSPHLLRYNERVLIDGQEASDERLCEAFAAVEAARGEISLTYFEMGTLAAFWLFYQSQLDAVVLEVGLGGRLDTVNVVDADLALVTSIGVDHVDYLGDTRELVAFEKAGIFRQGKPALCGDLDPPQPLLDKAAELAAPLFLRGRDFDLASADGSWSWRGTAADGAQVELRDLPLLDLPMENATLALQAYLLMGLPWDAGQIRQALLATRITGRLDRRLLSWQGKPVELLLDVGHNPHAAEYLARRLAARPLKGRRLAVFGLLADKDLDGVVAPLQGLVDDWAVAPLDTPRSRPAAELVAALTNVGAAVKSYASVGAALEGQCAQATADDQVLLFGSFFCVAQALEWLERHAQEGGVDGSAG; the protein is encoded by the coding sequence ATGAAACAACGATCCCTGGGCGAATGGCTCGCCTACCTCGAGCAGTTGCACCCCTCGGCCATCGATATGGGCCTGGAGCGGTCGCAGAAGGTGCTTGCCCGGTTGGCGCTGGGCAAGCTGGCGCCACGCGTGGTGACGGTGACCGGCACCAACGGCAAGGGCTCGACCTGCGCGTTCGTGGCCTCGCTGCTGCGTGCCCAGGGGCTCAAGGTGGGCGTATACAGCTCGCCGCACCTGTTGCGTTACAACGAGCGGGTGCTCATCGATGGCCAAGAGGCCAGCGATGAGCGCCTGTGCGAAGCCTTCGCCGCCGTCGAGGCGGCACGGGGCGAAATTTCCCTGACCTACTTCGAGATGGGCACCCTGGCCGCGTTCTGGTTGTTCTACCAGTCGCAACTGGATGCCGTGGTCCTGGAAGTGGGCCTTGGTGGCCGCCTGGACACCGTGAACGTGGTGGATGCCGACCTGGCCCTGGTGACCAGCATCGGCGTCGATCATGTCGATTACCTGGGTGATACCCGCGAGCTGGTAGCCTTCGAGAAGGCCGGCATCTTCCGGCAGGGCAAGCCGGCGCTGTGCGGTGACCTCGATCCGCCGCAGCCGTTGCTGGACAAGGCTGCCGAACTGGCCGCGCCACTGTTTCTGCGCGGGCGTGACTTCGACCTGGCCAGCGCCGATGGCAGCTGGAGCTGGCGTGGTACTGCAGCGGATGGCGCGCAGGTAGAGTTGCGCGACCTGCCGTTGCTCGACCTGCCCATGGAAAACGCCACGCTGGCCTTGCAGGCCTACCTGCTGATGGGCTTGCCCTGGGACGCCGGGCAGATTCGCCAGGCGCTGTTGGCTACCCGCATCACTGGCCGCCTCGATCGACGCCTGCTGAGCTGGCAAGGCAAGCCGGTGGAACTGTTGCTGGATGTCGGGCACAACCCGCATGCCGCCGAGTACCTGGCCCGTCGCCTGGCTGCCCGGCCGCTCAAGGGGCGCCGCCTGGCGGTGTTCGGCCTGCTCGCCGACAAGGACCTGGACGGCGTTGTCGCGCCGCTGCAGGGCCTGGTCGACGACTGGGCGGTGGCGCCACTGGATACCCCGCGCAGCCGCCCGGCTGCGGAACTGGTCGCGGCCTTGACGAACGTCGGCGCCGCGGTGAAGTCTTATGCCAGCGTCGGCGCCGCCCTTGAAGGGCAGTGCGCGCAGGCGACGGCGGATGACCAGGTCTTGCTGTTCGGTTCGTTTTTCTGTGTTGCCCAGGCACTGGAATGGCTGGAGCGGCACGCCCAGGAGGGTGGAGTAGATGGCAGTGCTGGATAA
- a CDS encoding CvpA family protein codes for MAFTLVDWAIIAIIAVSTLISLKRGFVKEALSLLIWIIAGAVAWMFGGSLSVYLESYIQTPSMRVIAGCAILFVATLLVGAMLNFLIGELIRVTGLSGTDRFLGMAFGAARGALLVVVAIGLISLGPVQQDTWWQESRLIPQFLLVADWSKNLILGFTGQWTPSGLIGTPADLPFKEQLLGPAKP; via the coding sequence GTGGCATTTACCTTGGTTGATTGGGCGATCATCGCGATCATCGCCGTCTCCACACTGATCAGTCTCAAGCGCGGCTTCGTCAAGGAAGCCTTGTCCTTGCTCATCTGGATCATTGCCGGTGCGGTTGCCTGGATGTTCGGCGGTTCGCTCTCGGTGTATCTTGAAAGCTACATCCAGACGCCGTCGATGCGCGTCATCGCCGGCTGCGCCATTCTTTTCGTCGCCACCTTGCTGGTGGGGGCCATGCTCAACTTCCTTATCGGCGAGCTGATCCGCGTGACCGGGCTGTCCGGCACCGATCGTTTCCTGGGCATGGCCTTCGGCGCTGCCCGTGGCGCCTTGCTGGTGGTAGTGGCCATCGGGCTGATCAGCCTGGGGCCGGTTCAACAGGACACCTGGTGGCAGGAATCACGCCTGATACCACAATTTCTCTTGGTCGCCGACTGGTCGAAAAACCTGATCCTGGGTTTTACCGGCCAGTGGACGCCCAGTGGGCTGATCGGCACTCCGGCTGATCTTCCGTTCAAGGAACAGTTGCTCGGGCCGGCAAAGCCCTGA
- the purF gene encoding amidophosphoribosyltransferase, with product MCGIVGIVGKSNVNQALYDALTVLQHRGQDAAGIVTSHDGRLFLRKDNGLVRDVFQQRHMQRLVGSIGIGHVRYPTAGSSTSAEAQPFYVNSPYGITLAHNGNLTNVEQLAKEIYESDLRHVNTNSDSEVLLNVFAHELAVRGKLQPTEEDVFAAVSHVHSRCVGGYAVVAMITGYGIVGFRDPNGIRPVVFGQRHTDEGVEYMIASESVALDVLGFTLIRDLAPGEAVYITEEGQLYTKQCAEAPKLQPCIFEHVYLARPDSIMDGVSVYKARLRMGEKLADKIMRERPEHDIDVVIPIPDTSRTAALELANRLGVKFREGFVKNRYIGRTFIMPGQAARKKSVRQKLNAIELEFRGKNVMLVDDSIVRGTTCKQIIQMAREAGAKNVYFCSAAPAVRYPNVYGIDMPSVHELIAHNRTTEQVAELIGADWLVYQDLPDLIDSVGGGKIKIDHFDCAVFNGEYVTGDIDEAYLDRIEQARNDLAKVKNQAVSAIIDLYNN from the coding sequence ATGTGTGGCATCGTCGGTATCGTCGGTAAGTCGAACGTCAATCAGGCGCTGTATGACGCGCTTACGGTCCTCCAGCACCGCGGCCAGGACGCTGCCGGTATCGTGACCAGCCATGACGGCCGGTTGTTCCTGCGCAAGGATAATGGCCTGGTGCGCGATGTGTTCCAGCAGCGCCACATGCAGCGCCTGGTCGGCAGCATCGGCATTGGCCACGTGCGCTACCCGACTGCGGGCAGCTCGACCTCGGCCGAGGCGCAGCCGTTCTACGTCAACTCGCCGTACGGCATCACCCTGGCACACAACGGCAACCTGACCAACGTCGAGCAGCTGGCCAAGGAAATCTACGAATCCGACCTGCGCCACGTCAACACCAACTCCGATTCGGAAGTGCTGCTGAACGTGTTCGCGCACGAGCTGGCGGTGCGTGGCAAGCTGCAGCCGACCGAAGAAGACGTGTTCGCCGCGGTTTCCCACGTGCACAGCCGTTGCGTCGGTGGTTACGCCGTGGTGGCGATGATCACCGGCTACGGCATCGTCGGCTTCCGTGACCCCAACGGCATCCGCCCGGTGGTGTTCGGCCAGCGTCATACCGACGAAGGCGTGGAATACATGATCGCCTCGGAAAGCGTGGCGCTGGACGTGCTCGGCTTCACCTTGATCCGCGACCTGGCGCCGGGCGAAGCGGTGTACATCACCGAGGAAGGTCAGCTGTACACCAAGCAGTGCGCCGAAGCACCGAAGCTGCAACCGTGCATCTTCGAACATGTCTACCTGGCCCGTCCGGACTCGATCATGGATGGTGTCTCGGTGTACAAGGCCCGTCTGCGCATGGGTGAAAAACTGGCCGACAAGATCATGCGCGAGCGCCCTGAGCACGACATCGACGTGGTCATCCCGATCCCGGACACCAGCCGCACTGCGGCCCTGGAACTGGCCAACCGCCTGGGCGTGAAGTTCCGCGAAGGTTTCGTCAAGAACCGCTACATCGGCCGTACCTTCATCATGCCCGGCCAGGCCGCGCGCAAGAAATCGGTACGCCAGAAGCTCAACGCCATCGAGCTGGAGTTCCGCGGCAAGAACGTGATGCTGGTGGACGACTCGATCGTGCGTGGCACCACCTGCAAGCAGATCATCCAGATGGCCCGCGAAGCTGGCGCCAAGAACGTCTACTTCTGCTCCGCAGCCCCTGCGGTACGCTACCCCAACGTCTACGGCATCGACATGCCGAGTGTTCACGAACTGATCGCCCACAACCGTACCACCGAACAAGTGGCCGAGTTGATTGGCGCCGACTGGCTGGTCTACCAGGACCTGCCGGACCTGATCGACTCGGTCGGTGGCGGCAAGATCAAGATCGACCACTTCGATTGCGCGGTATTCAACGGTGAGTACGTCACCGGCGATATCGACGAAGCCTACCTCGACCGCATCGAGCAGGCGCGTAACGACCTGGCCAAGGTCAAGAACCAGGCGGTCAGCGCGATCATCGACCTCTACAACAACTGA